A portion of the Gossypium arboreum isolate Shixiya-1 chromosome 8, ASM2569848v2, whole genome shotgun sequence genome contains these proteins:
- the LOC108465805 gene encoding SKP1-like protein 21 isoform X1, protein MSEIDMAVIKPEIMKSYIWLQTVDGSIQQVEQEIAMFCPMICHEVIQKGMGSSKNYAISLPQQVNPAMLSLILDYCRFHQVPGRSNKERKSFDEKFIRMDTKRLCELTSAADSLQLKPLVDLTSRALARIIEGKAPEEIREIFHLPDDLTEEEKLEPLKNATDDPRIRLLNRLYAKKRKELKEREKLKNVEVDEELVDDRSVDDLLSFINGDDGDSKGIKTSKSKKKNRRRKDLQKSTSAHEATKNHNKESNGLNSVCRSAEVRQILPSVGATTNLQDVEDDIFPNKNEFDDGDIDDEIDPTLKEKIDREVEDFARRLNSDWPERMQEILSLGQEKKPVHLSLNGKGS, encoded by the exons ATGTCAGAGATTGATATGGCTGTCATAAAGCCTGAG ATAATGAAGTCTTATATTTGGCTTCAAACTGTTGATGGCTCAATCCAACAAGTTGAACAGGAGATTGCAATGTTCTGTCCCATGATATGTCATGAAGTTATACAAAAAGGCATGGGATCCTCCAAGAATTATGCTATATCTCTTCCCCAGCAAGTCAATCCTGCCATGTTAAGTCTAATCCTCGATTATTGTCGGTTTCATCAGGTGCCTGGCCGCTCGAACAAG GAGCGCAAATCTTTTGATGAGAAGTTTATCCGAATGGACACAAAGAGGCTCTGTGAGTTGACATCTGCCGCTGACAGCCTTCAGTTAAAGCCTCTAGTTGATCTTACTAGTCGTGCCCTTGCACGAATTATTGAAGGGAAAGCTCCTGAGGAGATACGTGAGATATTTCATTTGCCTGATGATCTTACTGAG GAAGAAAAGCTGGAGCCTCTGAAAAATGCCACCGATGACCCACGCATTCGACTGTTAAATAGATTGTATGCAAAAAAGAGAAAGGAACTAAAAGAGAGGGAGAAACTAAAG AATGTTGAGGTTGACGAAGAGCTTGTTGATGATCGTTCAGTTGATGACCTCTTGTCATTTATTAATGGAGATGATGGAG ATTCTAAAGGGATTAAAACTTCAAAGAGTAAAAAGAAGAACCGAAGAAGAAAAGATTTGCAGAAGAGCACGTCTGCTCATGAGGCCACTAAAAACCATAATAAG GAGTCAAATGGTCTTAACTCTGTATGCCGTAGTGCTGAAGTTCGTCAGATTCTGCCCAGTGTTGGTGCTACCACAAACTTACAGGATGTCGAAGATGATATTTTTCCCAATAAGAACGAGTTTGACGATGGTGATATTGATGATGAGATTGATCCGACATTGAAGGAAAAAATTGATAG GGAGGTGGAAGATTTTGCCCGTAGATTGAATTCAGATTGGCCGGAAAGAAtgcaagaaattctctctttagGCCAAGAAAAGAAACCAGTGCATTTGTCACTTAATGGCAAGGGTTCATAA
- the LOC108465805 gene encoding SKP1-like protein 21 isoform X2, translating into MKSYIWLQTVDGSIQQVEQEIAMFCPMICHEVIQKGMGSSKNYAISLPQQVNPAMLSLILDYCRFHQVPGRSNKERKSFDEKFIRMDTKRLCELTSAADSLQLKPLVDLTSRALARIIEGKAPEEIREIFHLPDDLTEEEKLEPLKNATDDPRIRLLNRLYAKKRKELKEREKLKNVEVDEELVDDRSVDDLLSFINGDDGDSKGIKTSKSKKKNRRRKDLQKSTSAHEATKNHNKESNGLNSVCRSAEVRQILPSVGATTNLQDVEDDIFPNKNEFDDGDIDDEIDPTLKEKIDREVEDFARRLNSDWPERMQEILSLGQEKKPVHLSLNGKGS; encoded by the exons ATGAAGTCTTATATTTGGCTTCAAACTGTTGATGGCTCAATCCAACAAGTTGAACAGGAGATTGCAATGTTCTGTCCCATGATATGTCATGAAGTTATACAAAAAGGCATGGGATCCTCCAAGAATTATGCTATATCTCTTCCCCAGCAAGTCAATCCTGCCATGTTAAGTCTAATCCTCGATTATTGTCGGTTTCATCAGGTGCCTGGCCGCTCGAACAAG GAGCGCAAATCTTTTGATGAGAAGTTTATCCGAATGGACACAAAGAGGCTCTGTGAGTTGACATCTGCCGCTGACAGCCTTCAGTTAAAGCCTCTAGTTGATCTTACTAGTCGTGCCCTTGCACGAATTATTGAAGGGAAAGCTCCTGAGGAGATACGTGAGATATTTCATTTGCCTGATGATCTTACTGAG GAAGAAAAGCTGGAGCCTCTGAAAAATGCCACCGATGACCCACGCATTCGACTGTTAAATAGATTGTATGCAAAAAAGAGAAAGGAACTAAAAGAGAGGGAGAAACTAAAG AATGTTGAGGTTGACGAAGAGCTTGTTGATGATCGTTCAGTTGATGACCTCTTGTCATTTATTAATGGAGATGATGGAG ATTCTAAAGGGATTAAAACTTCAAAGAGTAAAAAGAAGAACCGAAGAAGAAAAGATTTGCAGAAGAGCACGTCTGCTCATGAGGCCACTAAAAACCATAATAAG GAGTCAAATGGTCTTAACTCTGTATGCCGTAGTGCTGAAGTTCGTCAGATTCTGCCCAGTGTTGGTGCTACCACAAACTTACAGGATGTCGAAGATGATATTTTTCCCAATAAGAACGAGTTTGACGATGGTGATATTGATGATGAGATTGATCCGACATTGAAGGAAAAAATTGATAG GGAGGTGGAAGATTTTGCCCGTAGATTGAATTCAGATTGGCCGGAAAGAAtgcaagaaattctctctttagGCCAAGAAAAGAAACCAGTGCATTTGTCACTTAATGGCAAGGGTTCATAA